A window of Centropristis striata isolate RG_2023a ecotype Rhode Island chromosome 13, C.striata_1.0, whole genome shotgun sequence genomic DNA:
AAGAAGAAAACCAAATATTACTGACTCTGAATCAGACACAACTAATCGATGTGGATTTAAACCCAGAGACTCACCGGTGGGGATTGGTTGTCTCGGGTCGTGTAGAGGAGCGACCTCCCTGTTCCACAGGTGAGCTGGTCGTCTTTCACGCCTCCCCTGCTGTTTCTCCAGGAGCTGCCGATACTCCGCCCAGTTCCTGCAGCGCCGCACCTTTAAAGAATCTCACACTGTGATCCCTGATAATATTTTCTGTTAATATAGATGCATTTTGGTGTAACTACAAACCTCTCTGTCCTTGTTGACTTCCCACCGGCGCCTCTGCTTGTCCTCctgcctcctctgctccttcgaCGACATCTTCACGTCCTGCAGGTTGATTCTGTGCCTCCAGTGGTAAATGTCACAGACTCCCACAGCCAGAGAGCCGGGGAGCAGGGAGGGGTCCGGAGAGGCCAGGCAGCTGGAGAGGTTCTCCTTGGAGCCGAGGTCAGGGAAAGGGATGGAGTCGAAGTCCCAGCGTGAGGAACTGGAGGAGGGCCGGGGAGGCGGTGGCTCCCCGAGAACATCCGGCAGCCACCAGGTCCTGCTGCCACCGCCACCATCACCGCCACCGTCTGCTGAGCTCGCAGCAGCAGTTTGAGGACCTGACGTCTCTGGAGACACCGTTGGGGGTGACTCTGGTAGTTTTTTATCCTGCTCACCTTCATGGTCGCACTTATCCTCCTCCATTCTGTCAGCTGTGGATTCCTCTTGTGCTTCAGCGCGACTACAGTCAGAGGAAATATTGAATAAGTCTCGACTACAAGATGCTTTTCCCCTGATTACATTgtatcaaaataaagtaaaaataggacaaataaaaaagaatttgGATGCTTAAATGAAATGGCAGACACGAAATAAAGTGCACTATAAAGCAAACAGGAAGTGATTCTGTACGTTGTTTACCTGGATGTTGCGGGAGGACTGGGGCTGCGTTTCCTCTTCACTTGTCTCCCCACTCGGTCACGAGGCTGAGGTAAGTTCAGCTGCCTCGTGTAGGGCGACGGCTCGGAACTGtaggagaaaacacacaaacacacacacacacaaacctataatatcatgtaatattttaaaatacaaaaatacaccgTTTTTCATaataagaaactgtaaaaacagttcAGAGTTTGATCCTTTCATCATATCTGATGATGATTCGGTGGGAGAAAGTAActaaaatgaagcttaaaatgttgatatttctgtcggAATCTCTTCATTCTACATGTGTAATTTGAAAATTCTGCAAAAATTTACCATTTTGGAATAtccagagacactgtgaagacatgattgattctgctgagaccaacggtcatgtgacaaatgaaaatttgtcacatgacacagtgaaaatctgtttacacagagcagagaggagaggacaggagaggctgtttacacagagcagagaggagaggacaggagaggctgtttacacagagctgaggggagaggacaggagaggctgtttacacagagcagagatgaaAGAACAGGAAAGGCTGGAAACATGCTATATACTTCAATATGGACTTTGTGGagcttagattttttttccaacattcgtgatacttgtgggcacttggaaaattgttaataaattccattttattccaattttttaaagaaatattcaTCAGcgaaattcaactttattttcttttctttgttaatGATTTGTCATattaactgttattctgcacaaaatatatttttagttgCTCACACTTCTactcatgattgtgctgattccatagagctgcaggactattTAGAttctatatacattttaaatattgcagtgaaatacaaggccacagtgggcaaaaaacacactgacacacaaactgtttgttggggttcagagtgtTGATGCATGGGGGGAGGGATCAGGATCAGTTACCTGGGATCGAACCTGTGCACCACATAGCCAAGCCTCTTCAAATGCCCGAACACCTTTTgttatgaaaagtaaaaattagATTAGTTCATCAGTTCAGTTCCCCTATAAATCATCTGTTGGGACATCTGTTTGTACCTGGTACTGCTGCAGGCTGACTGTGCGTGAAGACAGAAACCTCTCGTAGCCGTCCTGGATGGACAGCGGCAGATCGCAGTAAAACACCTGCATGTTCCCctgttcacacagacacacgcacacgtcATCAATCAGTGTTTTACAGATCACGTGGTGTTATGTAATTATTACTGAATGATACAAAGAAGGATGAGTGAACCACACCCTGCCAAACAGGTTTTATAGCTTCCACTCACACACTCCATCAGGTAAAGAGCCTCTTCAGGGAGGACGTACTGCTTTCCGTTGGCAGAGTAACCCATCGTCTGCCAAAACTTTCCCTGTGGGAAAACAACAAATTGCTTTAAGGTACAGTATGTAAATACATGATAGAAagaatatgtgtttatttagtgATAGAGCACTCACAGCTGGAGACTGAAGCTCCACGATCTGCTCAGCTGGGATCCACGTGGCCTTCACCAGGTTTCCTctgcagtaaaataataaaaattaaaaaatgatgaagTGGATGCAGCAAAACCTGATCCAAGTGTCTATACAATTTACATATACCAACATAATCTACATTAGTAGTAAGgcttataataaaatacaaaaaatatagagACATATTATTGCCTCATAAAGAGAGAAGCAatagaaaaatttaaattaaaaatcgtTCCTTTTCATTTATGGCCTAAAACTGTTACGATTttcagtaactacacaaaaaatggcaaaaaaaaccaaGTTGATTTAACTACATTCAATATGTACACCCAATATTAACACTCagaaatcatattaataaaacactgaattatatttatttccattttatttttccatctactcttatttattaatgtctttttttctatttaaaaatatatttaattatttatgtatttttggttttgttcatatattcctgtatttattatatacatactatataaatattaccatatttatttctttgcacCTGTAttcatttcaaaacatttttagacattaattaattactttactttacttaagCTTTACTCAACTTTTTctgttgtctgtttttggttAAAAGCTTGTCTGAGCTGAAAACAAGACTGTATCGAAAAGTGCTGTGAATCTAAATCTATGAaccaagggaaaaaaaacaaaaatcgaGCTATAAAGAGCTGCAGAATTTGGAACAATTCTCTCTTTCACTATGTATGAAGTCATTTGACTCATTGTTAATATAAAAGGTGACTTTTTGGAGCATTGAAGATTTCCTACCCTTCAGCTTTcttatttcaatttattttactGGAATGACAAATCACCTGCAGAGCTTCTGGACTCTATCACGGTGCACATTTAGTCACCTCCTTTTTtgctgcattattttttttaaatgcagctgGAGGCAATGACTGCTTTAAAAAAGCGTCTACTCACAGCTTCTCCACTCTCTCCTCTGAAATGAGGCTCCAGTGCTCATTGAGACTCTGCTCGAGCCGCTCTCTTTGCTCGTCTGAGTCATTGGGGAAGAAGTCCTTCTGTCCCTTGACTGGGATCTTGTGACTCCTGGACCGGGCTGCAAACAGTGCAGATGGACTGgaaattaaagaaacaaaacaatatttagtctttttttcccactagatatgtacatatacatatatatatatatatatatatatatatatgtatatacataaagGTCTGCAAGAACATATTGTTGAAGTTCTTTAGAGTCGatggaggatttaaaaaaaggcacaattatcattatcattatcattatcacttaatacatgaaaaaaaaattaaaaaggaatatatacatttttgatataaacatggaagtaaaaaaatatatatgcataataaataaataaatgcataagtTATTACCTCTTACCTCATTAATAAAcagacagatatatatatatgcagaatttttttttaaatattatctaTTTATTCTGCATAATTATCAAATTCAGCAAAATTCGATTTATTCTAATAtttattgcaactttttttattcatgtattttttgtatgtatttgtttgtgcaattcattattttacatttatttcaacattttgttttcttattgatttatacatgtattaattatttatttaaagtatttaagctccatatttatttatttatttgtgtatttataaatggctgtatttgttcatttattccTGCATTTATTCAcaaatgtatgcatttattagcatgtttatttctttgttcctgtatttatttatacctcTACttgttgatgcattttttttagatgtttattaattactttggttatttttttgtcctccATATATATTATgggaacaaaaaacatttaccaCCAATTTCATCCTAATGTGTAAATTgctatattataaataaattatatagcTTTCACATGCTTTGTTGCATGGTCTACTGTCAGGGCAACTCAGTGTTATATTACTTATAAAGTACAGCTGCATGTAATTAAAATATTGTGTATTTCCATTGCCAATGATGAGTCATATGCTCATGACTCATTGTCATGAGACCACACCCAGacatgttattttcatttatgaTTGATTCATgaaacaaactggcatttaaaacTCTCAAAATAATGGTTTGGTTGTGATGATCTGGACAGAAGTTGGTAAAAAGATCTAACTCAGTGAAAGAGTATACATCATTTTTCAGGCAGTTTTTGGTTTGCATTAATGTTAAGTATAGGAGCTGAATACTTCCTAAAataattattcataattatatcAATGCAATATTCTAGCCAAGgccatttatttataaagtatatTTCTGCAACAAATctatttaaagtgctttacattaaACAAGAAAATCCTCGAAACAACAccttaaaaaaggacatttacaatTCTGACAATATTTAGTAGCGATGATCTGGACTGATTAAAGATTTAAAAGATTAAATTcagagaaagggaaaaaaatatattttaagtaaGTATAGGAGCTGAATACTTCCTACAATAAGTCTTTTATATATCTAGCACATTTCAGGAAAATATCAGGCTCTTTGGCTAAGATtttcaaatttacaaaaattactatttattacttattttatttatgaatgtattttttatgtctgtttttgcaaattatttatttattttaaattatttcagcACTTATTGTTAATGTTACTtttcctatttaaaaaaaataaataaattatttatttctatattctTTGCAcctgtatttatttcaatttttttaggcattaattaattattacaattattttatgTCCTCCATACATAGGCTACAGCACATATgcatagttagttagttagttatttgtatagcacatttctgcaacaaaacattgtaaagtgcttgtaaaaataataaaacaataaaatcatccGGACAAACAACACATGAAAAATGGACATTTAAATACAATCAAAAGCAATTACAGAGTCAAGAAAATCGAAATGAGCTAGAACAGAAGCTATAATAGAATTTAACAGGAATAAAACCACTACTAGACTAAACTAAATCCTGTATTGTTAacttatagttttattttattaatttatttcaggTTTTCAGCCATTAAAGTTAAGCTAAAACAACCGTCCCACCATGAA
This region includes:
- the tsen54 gene encoding tRNA-splicing endonuclease subunit Sen54, with the translated sequence MADQNKKETELKFYSEILSPSALFAARSRSHKIPVKGQKDFFPNDSDEQRERLEQSLNEHWSLISEERVEKLGNLVKATWIPAEQIVELQSPAGKFWQTMGYSANGKQYVLPEEALYLMECGNMQVFYCDLPLSIQDGYERFLSSRTVSLQQYQVFGHLKRLGYVVHRFDPSSEPSPYTRQLNLPQPRDRVGRQVKRKRSPSPPATSSRAEAQEESTADRMEEDKCDHEGEQDKKLPESPPTVSPETSGPQTAAASSADGGGDGGGGSRTWWLPDVLGEPPPPRPSSSSSRWDFDSIPFPDLGSKENLSSCLASPDPSLLPGSLAVGVCDIYHWRHRINLQDVKMSSKEQRRQEDKQRRRWEVNKDREVRRCRNWAEYRQLLEKQQGRRERRPAHLWNREVAPLHDPRQPIPTGELLEKISVIRSTNLLEGASRLKGSDEWRICFNVYQPDSVADFKKSSPGKPYSRMCVCRFDSPVPDLRAIKLLTFQSGDVPVVFAVVDHGDISFYTFKDFQLPTDVFP